The Apium graveolens cultivar Ventura chromosome 3, ASM990537v1, whole genome shotgun sequence sequence GTTCcattaaatattttatatgtgTTCTAtgtgttttaaatattttttttatattttaatttacattgtttttttatattttttgtcTAATAATTATGTTGATTTTAACATGtgttttataaatattttaataagtatacaattattaattttaataattgtgtATTTTGTAGTTATTGTTATGATTTGAAGAAAATTTTATGAGGAcaattaatttttttgaaaattaatttcattttttttgtttgtttttttgtaatttttttgtgAACTAAATTTTTATATTGTGTTCTGTGTTTTCTTTTGTTaagtatatttttatattgtgTTCTGTATTTTATATTGTGTTATTTTTGTTATTAATGTTCTACAATTTCATGTGTTCTGTAATAATTTTGTGTACAGTATATTTTATATTGTGTTCTGTGTTTTCTTTTCTTAAGTATTTTATATTATGTTCTATATTTTATATTGTGTTCTATATTTTATATTGTGTTCTATATTTTTTGTTATTAGTGTTCTGCCATTTCATGTGTTATGTAATAATTTTGTGTTCTTTAATTTAATTTGTATTAGAGTGACAGTGATATattttttaaatcttttttaattttttcaatcTCATTAGCTAGGAAACATGGGATCCGGAATACAATATAGTGAAACAAGTGTTCACGACAAActaaaaaatttataaaacatgttgacggaggaatttgagaacaacaaaacttgaggttagtagccggaaacaagatctgtgatggcagTTCTTACTCAgaaacgtgaacagtaatcggtggatccgatgaacagtattcgtcggaaaagatgaacagtatTTGGTAGTAAtaattattgggggctgagattgcttagggttagtggtggcttcTTTTGCGCTCTCGCTTTTGACCCCTCACAATGTGCCTAtgtacccctatttataggggatcaagcccacgtagttcttggggaacaagaaacctaatgggcttagatttcttatcccgaggcccagtaggaaacccactggaaaccgttttctactagctttaggaatgtccgccgatgaggcccaaccataaaggcccaaggctcgtccgcggcttcgagacttcacggatgaggcatctccctgaccaaggataaccctccgctaccagctgtttctctagtccacggacgcaggtatagccgtgattcaccccaaatattggacgcgtccttgtcccccgataaggagcccctgccagattacaggacaagtgatcccaagcttttgggtacaaagtgcaggatactctgAAGTCTCCCcacgaggacacccgttgactacagagagagagctcccaaagcacacaccaaattTCACCTcgcatccccaatgaggacacccattgactacaggaggaggtcttcagtccaggcatacccctggaggtctctgaccacggacaccgcctttcctgtagatatgctacaggaaggagttcttcaatagagtacatgcatcaaataggttagtaataataatctccatcttccttgaatcttccaaaAAGTTCGTCCAAGTAGCATGTCAAAGTTGTATTATGTGCCAAGTGGAAGTTAAGGGTGCGCCCAAACACTCATGTATGTTGGCGCCGCCCtgtgtcatcagcctttgatctCTTCCTATGTCATTCTACATCATAGGGTGCGCCCTAAACTATTCATCGTTAGGGCTTGTTCTAATTCTGTCCAAGCCAAAGCGTGGGTCTGTCAAAGTAATCATGTCTGAGTAGTCCGTCCAAGGAGCCTTTCATACCTAGGGTGCGCCCTAAGGCCCACCACAAGACAAATTCCAATCAAGGAATTCCTCTCCTCCTTTTCAATAATTGGGCGCGCCTCCTCCATTATGTTTGAGGGCGCGCCTTTAAGACATGATAACCACAACTGTTAATCAGTTACTCAGTCAATGGGGCGCAATCTTAGGGCGCGCCTTCTATTCATGTAAAGTCAATTTTATCTTTTCCTAGATTTCAGGCGCTTCCCCTTCGATTCTGCTCATTTTATTAAtcttaatctgaatattgtttataccaccttttgggcataacaactaccccccaaattccatatgctattgaaaatgggattggaatttttcttcatctttatcaaAATCTGTATAAACAAATCTTCCAATACTTTTTACAGGGCGCGCCCTGAACAGGACGTGCCTTCCAATTTTTTCCTTAAAGTTTTAATGATTTCATAATAATCAAATACGGCGCGCTTCCAATAGGGCGCGTCCTAGAAGTTCAAACGGTTTAAAAGCAGATCCCCTTATTATCAGGGATTCGCAATTGATGTGACTGATTTAACAGCTGTCATCTTTTTAACTATAAATACTAGTCACAATCCGTCattttttcttttacttttattctcCCCCCTTTTTCTTGCTTTCTCTTTCTTCCCAAAGGCTCCAAACCCTGCGGTATTGTTCTGCTCGGAACCAGCCTCCCCTGTTACCACTCTCCAAATCTCTTCCAGTCAACTTCTTCTCCATTCGAAAAGGTACGACTGGCTTCTTGTATTTCTGAATTTCGTTAAGTAAATCACATTGCATGTCATGTTACCTTTTTATCTTCCATTTCTGTTCTTGATGATATACATAAAAcgatgtatgtatatgtgtatgtatatctGTAATTTCAAATTTTGTTACTTTAGATCTGAAATCGTTTGGGTCTAActtttaaatttatgtttttgagAATTTCAATCGTTATCTACAATCTGCACATAACCACCTGTGCCTTTAGAATTCACCAGCGACTTAGGACGCGCCCTATCTTTAGCTTCTTATAATCTGTACATGACCATAATAGGGCGCGCCTGTTATAATAAAACACATCCTTATTAATAGGCTAGGATTTTTTTATGGCGCGCCTTCTTATGAGATGGCTTACCTTTAAAAAGGAGTTGACATAGATTATAGGAAATACTCTTCCCTTACACCTTCCACCTATTTTTCCTGTTTCCTTTACACTTTCGTATCTCGTTCTTTCGCATAGGGCGTGCCCTCAAAATTTCTTTTGGTTTTCTTGACAGTTGGAAGATCAGGGCGCGTCCTCTCCTTTTCACCCTTTCAAGAATTCCCTCACAAATTTGGGGATCTATTCGCCTCCAAACGCTTACTTCGATCCTCAACCCCCAAACGCCCACCATACTCCTGAATTTCTGAACCGGGTGGCGCGCCTTCTTCAAGATTCCAAAAAGGGTATTTTGATGGCAGATTCCTCAGATAGTTCTTCTACAGACAACATTCCTTTGTCTCGTAGACACGAGAAGCAGAAGCTGGTCCAAAAGGACAGATCCCCAGTCCCAGATAGGACAGAATTGGATGACGATGACTGGTTCGAGAGTTTGAATGTCGATAGGTATAGGGGTGTTGAGAGGGGTGTCAACGTAGGTGCAGGACCTTCTAAAGTATCCTACAGGGATGTATCCCCAAGCCCATCTCCTCAACAAACAGAGGGCGCGCCTACTTCTCCTATTCCTGAGGGCGCGCCTGAAGTAAGTGTGTCACCTCTATGTGATGAAGAAAATTTCTTTGACGAGGACTCCTTCCAATTTTCCACCTCCCCTAAACCTTCTCCAATCCCCTTCCAACACTGGGAAGTTTCTGACAGTGAATTAGACTTTGATTGGGAGGAATTCGAACCATGCAATGAAGCTGTGAAGAAACGTTTCAGGAAGGAGCATGGGAAGCTCTTCTACATGGGCCTATCCTCAGCTTGTTCAGATGAGCAACTGGGATGGCTCATGGAATTTTATGATATGGAGGGCATATGGGCGTGCCCTTTAAGCATGATGTGGCCCCATATCTTCAATTATGGGAGAAACTTTAAGATTTGTAGAATGGTAACCAGCCCCAAGCTGGTGTCTTTGGGTATAGGCGCGCCCTTACATCCCTACCTTAGGGAAGTGATAGAACTATATGACGTGGCTCCACTCCAACTTTCTCCCAACAGCTACAAGTTTATCCTGGCTCTGTTCATCCTTTATACGGACTTGGGCTTCCCCCAGCCGTCAATGGCTGAAGTTACTTATTTTTTTCAATCTAAGAAAGTCTGATCACGGGTACTACTATTTGGTGGTAGACAAGCAGCACAACAAGAAGGGTTTTTCATCTGGCAAGCTCATCCATGAAAAAGGTTGGAAGGAAAACTTCTTTTACCTGTACGACGTTCCCAGAATAAGGATAAGATTTAACAAGTCACCAAGTAAGGGTGCGCcctttctttcttttccttgCGTTATTTCtatgttctttctttcttttctcatCCTTATACTTTTTCAGACAGACCAGTGGCCAAACCTCTTAAGGGCGAGCCCAAAAAATGAGCTGAAGCCCTCCTTAGAATGGCTGCTGACAGATGGAACTTAAAAACCTTAGTCACCTGGACCAACTTGATGCGAGTAGGAATCCTTTCTGACCAAGTAGGAACAAAGTGTAAATATGTAAAATTTAGGAAGGGTGCTCCTGTTTCTCGTGTCATTGACTTAGACAgtgaagaagaagctgaagaagaagaagaagaagaagaagagacaGAAGATGGCTCCTTACAAGGCCAAGATCCTTCAGGTTCTTTAATTGTAGAACCTAAAGGCGCGCCCTCTACGATTGGCGCGTCCTAGTTTCTTTTCTATTAGCTTTTATTTCAGCATACTGGATATAAATTCCTGTTCATGTAGTTAATCTTTCCGCCTCTCAGGGCGCGCCCTTTTATTCTAGGCGTAACATTTTATACATGTTTATCAATGTTATCTTTATcaattgctttaatttattgcTTTGTTCAACATACTTAACTTGTCACGCTCAACTAACATGTTCCATGTTTTGTGCAGAAATGGCTCCCCCTAGAATTCTCAAGTCTTTTGGGGCGCGCCCTGGTGACAAACCTAGGCCCAAGTCAAAGAAAGATGCTCCTGCAGTACAGGCCTCCATTCCAACCTCTGCTCCTATTCCTCAAACAACACCTGTACCAAAAAGGCCCATAATTGATCTTACAGAGAAACAGGGCGCGCCTAAGAGGCATAGAGCAGAGGGCGCGCCTTCTGGCTTTTCTGCTGCTTTGAGCGCTCTTGGCCCCATGGGTTCCCTTCACGTTtcagatgaagaagtggaacagTGGCAAGCTATGGATTTGGGAGATGCTGCTCATGCTTCTATAAAAGCATCTTGCCAATTGTTCATCCCCTCCACTCGAGTGGTGGACAAGTTACTTGAGGAGGGGGCGCGCCTAGAGAGGCTGCAGGGTGACAATAACATTCTGAGAAACACCCTCAAAGATAAAGACTTTCTGCATGCCAAGGATATTAAGGCCAAGGATTCTGAAATCTCCTTTCTCAAGGATTAGGTGGCCAATTTCACTTTCAGCTAGAGATTGCCAACAAAAAGGCTACATCTCTCCACACTGAGCTTGGTGCAGCCAACTTGAGGATTGAGTACCTGGAGGAGCAGCAGAAACTGGGATGGCCTGATAAAAAGAGGAAAATGACCGATGAGGCATTTGCCAGTGGTTTCCACTTCTATAGGGCCGGTTTTGTGGCCAACGATCCTGATTATTCTTTTGAGAAGTTTGGAGAAGAGACCGTCGCTGAGATGGTGGAATTTAAAAAGGAGCACGCTGCTGAAATCAAGGCAAGGAGGATAGAACTAGGGTTAGAGGAGGAAGAAAACGAGGGTGCGCCACAAGAGGAAGTCCCCAAGGGCGCGCCTGAAGCTGATCCTACTATTCCTCTTCAATCTATTCCTTCAAAAGACCAGTCTAAGGGCGCCCCTTGATTCATTTTAGTTTAAATTTCAAATACTTCTGAGGAGCCAGCCCTCTTTTGATGCTGTGCAAAGTTGTATGACTTATTTTTCTGCTACTCTTTTACTTTTGCATGTATGGCTCGACGTTAATTTTATCTTTCCCCATATGCATAAAAATTTGTTAAGGCACTTTGATTCTTTTCTTGGCCATTTAAAAAAACATGACTCATATTTTCACGATGGCGCGTCCTTATATCACCACAAATCTTGTCAGTTTATTATGACTGATGTTGCTTCAGGGCGCGCCCTTTGATATCAGAGCTTATTTATTTAGCACATTCGTGGGTGTTTTCTTTTATGTGATCTCGAAGTTGTTATCTTCCCTTTTATAGTAGCACTTAGATATGAGGGCGCGCCATACTGCAAATAACACGtacttttcttcttctttttttttttagtAATGCCTTCGTGATATTTAATTTACTTATCAGTCCAAGGGCGCGCCTTAATTTGATTAGCTTTTGCTTTAGCTAATTTTGCTGTCCATGTACATTTATTCCTTTCACTCTTGTATACTATGTTTATCTTGATTATGAAGCAGAAGTTATTAGACAGGGCGCGCCTTAACATAGGGCGCGCCTCTGATGTTTTTTAAATGAGAAATTTCATGTCAAGCAAATAAAGCAATTTGAAGTAACTTTTCCCTTTTATtgataatgcgctctagtgtataaattacaccagtcccatggctactatgctctatggggaaattatttaaaaaaaattcttccttctgctagttccaaggttcgcagtcacatgtactacccccctaggctatgaggaatttatttgctactagCCTATTACATAAGAATCAAAATAAGAAAATAAGGGGGACACAGCCacaccctactgataatacttcCGTAAATGTTCTGCATTCCATGCCCGAGGAATAAGTTTACCATCTAGATCTTCTAAGCGATAGTTTCCTTCCAGAGTATAGCTTTAACtttgtacggtccttcccaattagctccaagcacCCCGTGCTGAGCTATCTTAGTGTTAGGCATAACCTTTCGCAACACAAGATCTCCAACCTTGAATGGTACAGATTTTACCCTTTTATTGAAATACCTTGCGACCCTCTGCTGATATGCAGCAAGCTTCAATTGAGAGTTCATTCGGGCTTCGTCTAACAGATCCAAGTGGAGCCTCTGGTTAACTTTTGCATCTTCCTCAATAAACACGTCTCTCCGTAGGGATCCAGCTCCTACCTCCACGGGAACCATGGCCTCATACCCATAAGTCAGCAGAAAGGGGGTTTCTCCTGTGGTCGATCTAGGGGTCGTATTATAAGACCAAAGGACCATGGGCATCTCTTCTGTCCAATCTCCTTTTTTCTCTTATAACTTTGCCTTCAAGGTGtgttttatgattttgtttatggcTTCTGTCTAACCATTACTCTGCGGATGATAAACCACGGCGAAGTCCTTTTTAATCTTTAAGTCCTCACAAAGCTTCATTAACTCTTTATATCAAACTACTTTCCATTATCTGAGATGAGTTTTTAGGGGATACCGAACCTGCATACTATGGAATTGAACACAAAATCCCTTATCTTCTTTGCCGTGATCGTGGCTAGTGGCATAGCCTCTGCCCATTTGGTAAAGTAGTCCACAGCCACCACGGCGTATTTCACACCCCCCTTTGCTTTGGGCAACTCTCCAAtgagatcaattccccacatggcaaaaggCCAGGGACTCGCCAATGAGGTAATGGTGGATGCCGGGGCGTTGGAATAGTTGGCGAATCGCTGGCAACGATCACAAGCCCGGACCAAGTTGAAAGCATCTTCTCTCATAGTCGGCCAGTAGTATCCTTGTCTGAGCACTTTTAATGTCAAGGAACcacccccgagtgattgccacaaatcccttcgtgcacctctctgagaatataatttccttcttccATATCCACACAACGTAACAGTGGCTGGTTAAATCCTCTCTTGTATAGTACCCCGTCATATTCGACATATTTTGCGGCCTGGTAACGAAGGCGTCAAGCCTGTAGTTTATCGTCTGTACATCTCTAGTCTAGTCTGAATATAGTTATGAATGGGTGTCATCCAGCTTTCTTGTAGGATTTCTTGCATTTGAAACACCTACACCTCCGGAATGCTTGGGCTTTCTTGGATTCCCAAAGGGATTTGTCCAAGTTGAACGTTGTCCATCTGTGAGCCCATCTTGGCCAGCGCATCCGCATTACTATTTTCTTCTCGCGGAACGCTTTCTAGCCTGGTATTTGAAATTTTTTTCAGTAGGCGTTGCGCACACCTCTTATATAGCTCCGTTCGTGGTCCCCGGGCTTGGAAACCTCCGTTGACCTGCTTCACAACTAATTCAAAATCACTCTGAACTATCAGATTCACGGCCCCTACCACCAGAGCTAATTTCAGACCGTTGATCAAGgcttcatactcagcatcattgttaCTAGCATAGAACTTGAAATGGATAGCACTCATCAAACGGTATCCCTCCGGAGTGATCAAGATAATCCTGGCACCTGATCCATTGTTGTTCACGGCCCCGTCCACATGTAATATCCACCAGGGGTGTGGGAGTTCCTGCCTCTTTTCATCCTGGTGATTTCCTTGCGAGGTCGGTTCTGCCAACACTATGGCCTTATCATCGACTTCTTCATTGAACTCGAGTATGAAATCAGCCAGCGTTTGTCCCTTGATTGCCGTGCGAGGACAATATTCCAAATTGAATTGTCCTAGCTCCACTGCCCATTTTAACATTCTCCCTGACGATTCGGGTTTATGTAGAATATGCCGAAGCGGATAAGTGGTGTGAACTTCTATTCGGTGAGCCTGAAAGTATGGTCTTAGCTTTCGTGCTGCAAGAATAAGAGCATACACTAGTTTCTCCATGTTGGTATATCTGGTTTCCGCATCCAACAACCTTTTGCTCACATAGTATACGGGCCACTAGTGGCTTGCCTCTTCCTTTACCAATACCGCGGTGACAGAATATTCAGACACCGCTAAATAAAGAATCAATATTTCTCCGTCTTCTGGCTTGGCCAACATCGGAGGATTTCCCAACTGctctttgattttcagaaaagcTTCTTCACAGTCAGGAGTCCACAAAAAATCCTTCTCCCTTCCTTTGATTGCCTTGAAGAATTCTTTGCACCTATCCGATGACTTTGAGATAAATCGATTCAGGGCCGCAATCCTTCCTATCAGGCTCTGTACTTGTTTGACGCTGGCGGGAGATTTCATGTCTAGTAGAGCTTTAATTTTTGTCGGGTTAGCCTCAATCCCCCGGTGGTTGACCATGAATCCCAAGAATTTCCCCGACTCCACACCGAACACACAATTCTG is a genomic window containing:
- the LOC141714457 gene encoding uncharacterized protein LOC141714457, producing the protein MVPVEVGAGSLRRDVFIEEDAKVNQRLHLDLLDEARMNSQLKLAAYQQRVARYFNKRVKSVPFKVGDLVLRKVMPNTKIAQHGVLGANWEGPYKVKAILWKETIA
- the LOC141714458 gene encoding uncharacterized protein LOC141714458, translating into MEKLVYALILAARKLRPYFQAHRIEVHTTYPLRHILHKPESSGRMLKWAVELGQFNLEYCPRTAIKGQTLADFILEFNEEVDDKAIVLAEPTSQGNHQDEKRQELPHPWWILHVDGAVNNNGSGARIILITPEGYRLMSAIHFKFYASNNDAEYEALINGLKLALVVGAVNLIVQSDFELVVKQVNGGFQARGPRTELYKRCAQRLLKKISNTRLESVPREENSNADALAKMGSQMDNVQLGQIPLGIQESPSIPEV